The window CGCCCAGTTCGATCGCGGCGGTCGCCTCCTCCGTTTCGGCGGTGGCGACTTCGTCCTCCACGATGCCGCGCTCCTCGACGCCGCCACGCCGCACCGCATTGGCGCGGCGTAGATAGGCCGCGCGCTCCTCGGAGTTGGCGTCCAGATGGCGCAGGATGGTCAGCGAGATCAGCTTGTCGTTCTCAGGCAGCGCGATGCCGCGGACGCCCATCGAACTGCGGCCCTGGAACACCCGCACATCCGAGACCGGGAAGCGGATGCACTGGCCGCCGGCGGCGGTCAGCAGCACGTCGTCATGCTCCGTGCAGATCTGCACATCGACAATGTTCTCACCCTCGTCCAGCTTCATCGCGATGATGCCGGAGCGGCGCACATCGACGAAGTCCGACAGCTTGTTGCGGCGGACATTGCCGCCCGTGGTGGCGAACATCACGTCGAAATTGGTCCAGGAGGTCTCATCCTCCGGCAGCGGCATGATGGTGGTGATGCGCTCGCCCTGCTCCAGCGGCAGGATGTTGATCATGGCCTTGCCGCGGCCGTTCGGCGGCGCGATCGGCAAGCGCCAGACTTTTTCCTTGTAAACCTGGCCACGCGACGAGAAGAACAGCACCGGCGTATGGGTGGAGGCGACGAATAACCGGCTGACGAAATCCTCGTCACGGGTCGCCATGCCCGATCTTCCCTTGCCGCCGCGGCGCTGCGCGCGATAGGTCGAGAGCGGCACGCGCTTGACGTAGCCATGATGCGACACCGTCACCACCATGTCCTCGCGCTGGATCAGATCCTCGTCCTCGACCTCGCCTTCATGCTCGATGATCGCGGTGCGGCGCGGCGTCGCGAATTCCGACTTCACCGCGTTGAGTTCGCCCTTGATGATGCTCTGGACGCGGGCGCGCGAGCGCAGGATCTCGAGATAGTCGGCGATCTCCACCGCCAGCTTGTCGAGCTCTTCGGAAATTTCCTCGCGGCCGAGGGCCGTAAGGCGCGCAAGGCGCAGGTCGAGAATGGCCTTGGCCTGCTCGAACGACAGCCGCGCGGTGCCGTCCTCTTCCAGCCGATGGCGGGGATCGTCGATCAGCGTGATCATCGCCGCGACATCCCTGGCCGGCCAGTGCCGCTCCATCAGGGTTTCGCGCGCGGTGTTGGGGTCCGGCGAGGTGCGGATGACGCGGATGATCTCGTCGATATTCGCCACTGCAATCGCGAGGCCGACCAGGATATGGGCGCGGTCGCGCGCCTTGTTGAGCAGGAACTTGGTGCGGCGGGTGACGACATCTTCGCGGAACGCGACGAAGATCGTCAGCAGGTCCTTCAGGTTCATCACCTGCGGCCGGCCGGCATCGAGTGCCACCGTGTTGGCGCTGAAATTGGTCTGCAGCGGCGTGAACTTGTAGAGCTGATTCAATACCACCTCGGGCACGACGTCGCGCTTCAGCTCGATCACGACGCGAAAACCGTCGCGGTCGGATTCGTCGCGCAGATCGGAGATGCCTTCGATCTTCTTGTCGCGCACCAGCTCGGCGATGCGCTCCACCATGGTGGCCTTGTTCACCTGGTACGGGATTTCCGAAATGATGATCGCTTCGCGATCCTTGCGCGCCGGCTCGATGGCGACCTTGCCGCGCATCACGATGGAGCCGCGGCCGGTGTGATAGGCCAGCCGAATGCCGGCGCGGCCGAGGATGATGCCGCCGGTGGGGAAATCAGGTCCCGGCACGATCTTGATCAGATCGTCGATACTGAGCGTTGGATCGTCGATCAGCGCGATGCAGGCGTCGATGACTTCGCCGAGATTATGCGGCGGAATATTGGTCGCCATGCCGACGGCGATACCACCGGCGCCGTTGACCAGCAGGTTCGGGAATTTCGCGGGCAGTACTCGCGGCTCGCGGAACGAGCCGTCGTAGTTGTCCTGGTAGTCGACGGTGTCCTTGTCGATGTCGTCGAGCAGCGACTGCGCGATCTTGGTCAGACGAGACTCGGTATATCGCATCGCGGCGGCCATATCGCCGTCGACCGAGCCGAAATTGCCCTGACCGTCGATCAGCGGCACCCGCATCGAGAACGTCTGCGCCATGCGCACCATCGCGTCGTAGACCGACTGGTCGCCGTGCGGATGGTACTTACCGATGACGTCGCCGACGGTTCGCGCCGACTTGCGATATGGTTTGTTCCACTCGAAACCGTTCTCGTACATCGCGTAGAGAATCCGACGATGCACCGGCTTCAAACCGTCGCGCGCATCCGGCAACGCACGCGCCACGATCACGCTCATGGCGTAATCGAGGTACGAGCGTTTCATCTCATCAAGGATGGAAACGGGACGAATATCCGAGGGCGCTGGTGGCTCCCCGGACTTCTTATCTTCAGTGTCGGACAAGGATGATTTCCGGTCAGGTTTTGCTTGGAATCATATAGCGCATCACGCGCCTTCAAGCCACCCCACCGGCGCCGCGCGAAGCCGGATTTTCCTGCTGATTTTTCAAATGCTTACGAGAGCCCCGGGGGCCTTGCGGCAACGCCTCCAATAGGCCAGCCCGGTGCGGCCGAATCGTGCGGCAATCCAGTGGCGACCTAGCGGCCAAATAAGGCCGTGTGCATGATGCGGCCGGGCACGAAGGTGAAGATGCCGGCGATCACCAGCGCGCCGGTGAAGATCGACGTCATGAAGATGGCGTGTGCTTTGACATGGCGTCGGCGAGCCTGGATCACACCGATCACCAGCATCACCGGTGTGAAGATCGAGAGCAGATGGATAGGGCTCCAGTTTTGCCAGAGCCGATAGCTTTCGCCATGGATCCCGAAGGAGCTGATCGCAACGGTCATCAGCAGCGCGACCCAGATCCACCCCAGGGTCTTATGCGGGAGCGTCCCTTTGGGCGCGATCAATTGAACGACGCCGATAACGAATGCCGCCATGGCGGCGAAGGCGTGCAGCGGGATCGGCGGCAACGCCTCGAGGAGCGGTTGGAGCGACATAGTGACCTCAGAGGCGATGGCTGAATAGACAGTGGCGGAACAATGTAAATACTATTTACATTTATCTTTCCACTGTCAACGTCGCTGCGACTGCCTCGCGATGCACCTCAAAGCAAAACACCGGCGCGAGGCGCCGGTGTTTTCTGAAGTCATCAACTCAACCGCGAACGATCAGAACGGAATGTCGTCATCCATGTCGCTGCCGCGGCCACCTCCGCCGCCGGCCGAGGCCGCAGCAACACGGCGCGGCGGTGCGCTCGACGGGCTGCTGGAGCCGAAGTCGCCGCCATTGTCATCGCCGCCGTAACCACCACCGCCACCACCTGCTCCGCCGCCAGCGCGGCCATCGAGCATGGTCAGCGTCGAATTGAAGCCCTGCAACACGATTTCGGTAGAGTACTTCTCCACGCCCTGCGGATCGGTCCACTTGCGGGTCTGCAGCGCGCCTTCGATGTAAACCTTGGCGCCCTTCTTCAGATATTGTTCTGCCACCTTGGCCAGTCCTTCACTGAAGATCACCACCCGGTGCCACTCGGTCTTTTCCTTGCGCTCGCCAGTGGCCTTGTCGCGCCAGTTTTCCGAGGTCGCAACCGTCAGATTCACAACCGGATTGCCATTCTGCATCCGCCGGACCTCTGGATCCTTGCCGAGATTGCCGACCAGAATCACCTTGTTCACGCTTCCCGCCATCACCGCTCTCCTACTCTCGAAACTGAAACTTGCTGATTGGAGATCGCGCCGGCTCAAGGCCAGCGCAAACCGCCGCTGTTGTGACCCTATACGGTCCGCGCACCGCGCAGGCCGGTGATCACCGGGTTATCCACGGGGATCGCGGGCAATTATGTTCCATTTTTGTTCTCATGAAAAGGCCGAACTACCAAAACCGGAGCCCTGACCTGTATCTAATCACCGCCACAGCGGCGGTGTAGATTTGGAACCGCGAAACGGTCGGTATTCTGCTGTGGTGCGGTGCCGAAATTACAAACAATTCATTAACTTACACTGAGATTCATTTCGGCTGCGAGTGTGGCTTTCAGGTGACTGCGATTTGAGCAATCGTGAGCTACATTTGACGCCATAGAGTCGAGTTTGGCGCTCGCGCCGGGGATCGAAGCTTCGAATTCAATGAAGCAACCAGGGACTGGAGAAATTGACATGAAAAAGTTTTTGCTCACCACCGTCGCCCTCGCT is drawn from Nitrobacteraceae bacterium AZCC 2146 and contains these coding sequences:
- a CDS encoding single-strand DNA-binding protein (product_source=KO:K03111; cath_funfam=2.40.50.140; cog=COG0629; ko=KO:K03111; pfam=PF00436; superfamily=50249; tigrfam=TIGR00621), producing the protein MAGSVNKVILVGNLGKDPEVRRMQNGNPVVNLTVATSENWRDKATGERKEKTEWHRVVIFSEGLAKVAEQYLKKGAKVYIEGALQTRKWTDPQGVEKYSTEIVLQGFNSTLTMLDGRAGGGAGGGGGGYGGDDNGGDFGSSSPSSAPPRRVAAASAGGGGGRGSDMDDDIPF
- a CDS encoding DNA gyrase subunit A (product_source=KO:K02469; cath_funfam=2.120.10.90,3.90.199.10; cog=COG0188; ko=KO:K02469; pfam=PF00521,PF03989; smart=SM00434; superfamily=101904,56719; tigrfam=TIGR01063); translated protein: MSDTEDKKSGEPPAPSDIRPVSILDEMKRSYLDYAMSVIVARALPDARDGLKPVHRRILYAMYENGFEWNKPYRKSARTVGDVIGKYHPHGDQSVYDAMVRMAQTFSMRVPLIDGQGNFGSVDGDMAAAMRYTESRLTKIAQSLLDDIDKDTVDYQDNYDGSFREPRVLPAKFPNLLVNGAGGIAVGMATNIPPHNLGEVIDACIALIDDPTLSIDDLIKIVPGPDFPTGGIILGRAGIRLAYHTGRGSIVMRGKVAIEPARKDREAIIISEIPYQVNKATMVERIAELVRDKKIEGISDLRDESDRDGFRVVIELKRDVVPEVVLNQLYKFTPLQTNFSANTVALDAGRPQVMNLKDLLTIFVAFREDVVTRRTKFLLNKARDRAHILVGLAIAVANIDEIIRVIRTSPDPNTARETLMERHWPARDVAAMITLIDDPRHRLEEDGTARLSFEQAKAILDLRLARLTALGREEISEELDKLAVEIADYLEILRSRARVQSIIKGELNAVKSEFATPRRTAIIEHEGEVEDEDLIQREDMVVTVSHHGYVKRVPLSTYRAQRRGGKGRSGMATRDEDFVSRLFVASTHTPVLFFSSRGQVYKEKVWRLPIAPPNGRGKAMINILPLEQGERITTIMPLPEDETSWTNFDVMFATTGGNVRRNKLSDFVDVRRSGIIAMKLDEGENIVDVQICTEHDDVLLTAAGGQCIRFPVSDVRVFQGRSSMGVRGIALPENDKLISLTILRHLDANSEERAAYLRRANAVRRGGVEERGIVEDEVATAETEEATAAIELGEQRYVEMSASEQFVLTITENGYGKRSSSFEYRTTGRGGKGIAAMAVNSRNGKLVASFPVEDDDQIMLVTDKGQLIRCPVGGIRIVGRSTQGVTVFNTADDEHVVSVEHIGEAGEGEEPEAGGAPVAE
- a CDS encoding putative membrane protein (product_source=COG5395; cog=COG5395; pfam=PF10067; superfamily=48317; transmembrane_helix_parts=Outside_1_14,TMhelix_15_34,Inside_35_42,TMhelix_43_62,Outside_63_71,TMhelix_72_91,Inside_92_99,TMhelix_100_122,Outside_123_134), which translates into the protein MSLQPLLEALPPIPLHAFAAMAAFVIGVVQLIAPKGTLPHKTLGWIWVALLMTVAISSFGIHGESYRLWQNWSPIHLLSIFTPVMLVIGVIQARRRHVKAHAIFMTSIFTGALVIAGIFTFVPGRIMHTALFGR